TGACAGGATGCCAGCATTGTTCCACAGCTCAGGTAAATGCCTGAAGGTCAGTGCTGGTCTCCATTACTcccatttctctgctttctctcatAGCACCCAGGGCCACAGTGGAGCCCAATATCCCTGGGGAAGCCCCTTACTGACGCCCTCCCTGCACTCTGGACCAGGATGTTGGCAGGGTCACCCTAAATGGGAAGTTAGCTTTGAGCCTCTCTTGGATGCTGGCAGTTGGATTAGATCATTACTACTCATCCACCTCTCCTTCACCACTGGTTGCTCTGTTGTGCACACCCGTCCTTGCCATCTGCTGGGACCCTCTCcctttctgcctcctcctctggTGGCTTCTTTGCCTCCTTAAATGTCTCtttctttatgtttttttttcctttccctttagcTAATGTGCACAGGTCCTGCCTCTTGTGGCATGAGGATGATTTGATGCCCCAGGACTTTCCTGCAGCCACAatagggagcagctctgccagccaggGCAGCATGTTGGGAGCAAGGGGATCCAGGACATTTGCATTGAGGGGCTGTCTGGAGGGACTGTGCTCTCCTTGCAGAGATGCTTTCTCCTGAGTGTCTTCCTTTGTTTCCCCACTCTATTCCCTTACACAGTGGGGCAGGCAGCATCCCAGAAGGCTTGCTCGCAACAGCACTTGGCCCACACACAGGGGTTCAGGGAAGGTGTGACAGTTCTTCCCAGCCCATGCTGGAGGACAGGCACTCAGGATACTCCTTCCACACTCAGCTCTCAGTAGGAGGAAATCCCTTCTTGCTGCACTGACTCAAGGCTGCTTCTTAGTGTCAGCCTCTGGCCCCTGGCCAGGAACCGCGGGTGGCATTTCCAACTCCTCAGTGCGGCCATGCAGCCTGGTGGTGGATTGCTGTGAGCAGGACCTTCCAGTGTCCAGTTTCACTATGTCTCTGCACCTCTGCTACACCATAACAATTTCTGTGGAGTGGGGTAGGGTCTGTAGTAGGAGAGAGAAGCGCTGTTTCTCCAAGGAGTGGCCTTATATAGATGGGGAAACTCACTGCAGAAGACATGAAGCATCCTCAGATCAGCAGATGTGACTTTCCCCAGATCTTTTGTGTTAGTACCCTTCAGAGCAGTTATTTTGGCTGCCAAAGCCTCCCACTGTCTCTGACAAAGGGGAGGACAGGCACCAAAccttttctctgccttctcaCTGTTGCAAGTGGCCATGCATAATTTATTCCACCCAGCTGCTGTTGTGGTACAACTTTAATGCACACCATTTCAGTTACCACcagagctggcagggacaggacagTCTTTTAGAAGCTGGCTACAGGTCCCTGAGCACCTGAAGATTAGAAGGCGGCAGGTCTGCTGTGCctcatccctccctcctcctgctcacaatGGTTGCCATGTGGTCTGCAGCTCACAGCCTTTCCTGATGGGATAATCCATGGCTAAACCTTGTGAGTACCAGATGGAGTTCAGGCCTGTTCATTCTCTGTGTTAATAATCCAGAATGTCATTAATTTCTCTCTTATGCATTGTGGCAGCTTTtagttgatttattttttaaaaaatgtggtGAGATGGTGATGTGAACAGGCTTTTCTGAGATCCCTATGGAGTTAGCCCGGAGCATATTTGATCATCTTAAGCTTGCAAGACAGCTTTCCAAGTCCAAGATCCAAAAGCAGAGTTACTGTCTGAGCCAGCATAATGAGAAAGAGCAGAGTTATTTTTCAGATGGGAAGGCTGCAGCCCTCAGGTCTGCTTCGCAAATGTGAAAACCCATAAAAGCCCTTCCTACCAGATGCTCACTGCTGAAATCCCACTGCTATAAGCACCTGCCCAACATTAAGCAAATGCTTTGCTTAAGCTCAGATTTAAGCACGTGCTTATGTGCTTTGCTGCCCTGGGGTCCATCACTGCCCCAGACCTGCAGAGCTAACAGGAGGAACCAGCCCTGAGTCAATATTGGtagacaggagggaaagaggcAGCTGCCTCACCAGTTTAAAGAGATGAGGTGCGGGGAAGTGCAGGGAGAGACCATCATCTGGTTTGCTTCTGACTGAGATCAGAAAGATGATGGGGCGTGGAAGACTGGGTCACTAAAGGGTTTCGTTTGTGTTCAGTGAGGTTGCTGTCTAACCACCCAAGTTTGGCAGCCTTCTCCATCCCACCTGACCTGGCTGCATATCAACCTAGCACATCCAGGGCTGAGAAATTACTACAGTGATCCAGTCAAGTGCCAAGGCTTTTTGCTATGTGCAGCTGAGGACTAGGTAGACTCTAAGGACCTCAACACACAATGCAGGATCTGGCCTGCAGAATACATGCAGATGGTCAGGGCTAGTTCCCAGCATTTCAAGCAAATTCTGGATATCATCATTAAAGAAGTGTGTCATCTTGCTACACTTTGAAGGCATGTCTATGCTTGGTTTGGCTTCATCAACAGTAGCTGGtttcttgtgtttgtttttgcggcagtgtttttcattttgaagaatAGTTTTGCAGTTTTGGCTCAGGTGGTGTCTGTGCTTTAGCCAGAGATATGGGTACCCACTGCTGAGCCCCAcaggtgctgggagcagctcgGGCACCTAGCAACCCCACTGCCTGGTCCCCACACAGCCCTGGTGACAGAACTTGCATGCAGCAACTTCAAGCTTCATTAGAAAAATCATATTTTTTAACTGAGGGTTTgtgctcctggtgctgctgtctGAGCTTGCTACTGGGAGCAGGTGCCTTgggggagctgctctgcaaagaCTGCTCAGACCCTTCCCACTCCACAGCTGTCCAGGACAGAAGGTCCAGCTTGCACTAAGGAGTCAATTTTTGAGTTGAAATGCCCCAAAAGCAGGGCTAAAGGCTGTACTTAGCCTTAACCCTGTGTGGCTCAATCATCACTCCTTCATCCCTCCTGCCTACATCTGCCAGGTCTCtagcagggatggaggctggGAGAGCAACAGAGCCAGCCTTGTGCCTGCTGTCTGGCAGATAGTTACAAGTGTTAGGCCATATGCTAACAATgaagagtggctttggtggttAAGGTGAACATGGACCTGAGCAAGTGGCCAGCCCTGCACAACATGGGcgagccctgctgcctgcagcccaagCCTGCTTCTCTCCCCATTCTCTGTGCTACAAGGGACTGGACTGTTATGCCTAAGGGAGGAGGGGCCAGGGAAGGTGTCACTGAGCCTCTGTGCCTTGTGGCCTTCAGCATCCCTTTCCTCAGTAGAGTCAACATACTTCTAGCTGGGCAATAACAACTCTCGTGGCTTTGATGTCCATCCCAGAGTCCAGCATAAGGAATATGAAGATAAAGTCTGAGGTGCAACAAATCTGGCTACTCCATGAGCAGCAAAGCTCAGTTTTATCCACTGAGATCTAGAAAGTGGGAAGAAATCAATCCCTTTGCATGTCACCATTCATTTGAAGTGCTGGAGattaataattaattatttGCCTCAGGTCCTAAAAAAATATGTGATAAAACAgacagctctgcctcagcacTTTCCTTAGCAGAGGCTgtcttcctgcctgcctgcaggagggaggctacagccctgcaggagttggggaccccagagcaAATGAGTTCTGCACCCTCAGTTTGGCTGCTGGCTTATCCAGCCTGGGATAGGAAGCAGGTCCAAAATCAGGCTCCCCTCTCCCCAAAatcccactgctgctctgggctaAAACATCCCTTGTGCAAAAGCAACATATTGATGGCCAGGAGAGGCAGTGAGCTATGGTGAATCAAAGCCGTCCTTCAGCCAGGGCCATACTTTCCCTTTGCAGGTTCAGTGGAGAGCCTGTCCCACACGACCTCATCCCCGCAGCCATCACCAGCCGCCTCCACCCACGCCTCGCACATCGCCGAtccctccttctctgtagaccACGCTGCTGCTgatgcttctgctgcagaggagacCCCCAGCGAGTCGGAGTCAGTCTTCCTCCCTGACTACCTCTTCCTCTCCAACTGCGAGTCGGGCAAGCTCAGCCACAACAGGTACGTCTGGGGTCTGTCAGATGGATTGGCCTGGAACCACCCTCTGCCAGCCCAGTGGTACCCTGGGAAGCTGGGGCAAACTGGTCCTAGAGCCCTGCTGCTCAGGGTAGCATTCTGAGCAGACCAGGGGACCGTCAGCCTAATCCAATTTACAGGGGGCTTTTCATAGCACAGATAGCAGTTGATCATCATATGTTGGTCCTGTCCCTTTCCATGGTGGGGACCACACATATGGTCTCACTCCAGACACTGTTTCTGCCTGTTGCTGCCCGAGGTGGTCTAAAAAGTGCCCCATCCCACAGCCCAGCTTAGTGGGGAGCTCCCACAGCAATAGGGAAGGGACAGATTTTGTCCTgaactgtttattttctttgctgtaCACTTGCTCAACTGCaaccaggagaaaaggaaagcacaaTTCTTGACCTCTGTCTCTATGCAGGTGTGACAGCTGGTCGAATTCAGACAGATCTCTGGAGCAAACCTCTTCAGATGATGTTTTTGTCGACTCCTTGCAGTCCCAGCCCTCCTTGCACCTTGTACAGCCATCCAGCACTAGCACTGTGCACCAGGATGGGGCCCCGTTGGCAACTCCTAACACTGTGTCCAGGAATGTAGATATTAGTGGGCCACCCAGtgacttttcctcctcttcttcactgctggggacaccactgACACCAACCTTACAGATTGACAAGAGCCAAAATGCACTGCCCTATGGTGTAACCCAGCTGGATGTCCTGTCCAACACACCCCCACCGCGGCCACCCAAGCCAACCCACTTCTcagacagaagaggtgatgagGTGGGTGGTGGCACCTTCCAGAACGGGCACACGATCTGCCGGGCTCAGGTTGCTCTGGTGCCCAGGAGGATCTCCTTATCCAGCTTAGACAACATGAGGAACTGGAAAGGTGAGTGCACTTCCAAAGCAAGACTGGTATGAGGGAGGGGGCTGCCCATGAGCACAGTGGCTGCCCACCTCCAGTTgttcctcccttccctacccccTGCAAACTCACACACTGCTCAGAGCAACTTGAAATGCTTGTTTCAAATTAGTTAACAAGCAGGGTTCAGACCTGTTGCTCAcattcagctcctgctctgtaAAAGCCCCTCAATGCATACACATGGGCAGCTCTTTGGCTGTGTCCCTTCAGGGTGCTTCATGACTTGATAATTTAACatgcctcctccctcctcaaAGCAAAAagtagtagaaaaaaaaagaagagtcagCCACTGAACCAGGCAGTGTCACGCTCTCTATTTATGCAGGTCAAAATGTGGGCTTGCACATGGGAAATGCCTCTGTAGCTGCTTTGCTACATCCAGTCCTTTTCCTAACAACAGCTGGTCTCTTCACAGCTTATGGTAATGGATGGGAAGCCAGGGAGACACTGGGGATGGGATGTAATCCTGGTTAAACTGGAGACTCTGTGTCCTTGAGCAAATCCTGCTCTGTCTTTACACTTCAGTCAGGGAAGCCTGAAAACCTGATGAAGAGAAATGTTCTGCTGCAAAGCAAGTTCTGCTGTAAGCTGAGGTGACTTTTCCACTTCTTGAAACACCATCCTTGCAAACAGGAATAGCAGTCAAAAGCCCAGAACATCAAGGTATCAAAAACCAGCATATTCAGTATAAGAAAGTTTAAtttcacagagccatagaacaGAGGGAGGCAGCTGGAATACCTGGCTGGAAATCATCAAGGATTTTGCAGTAGTGTCATTTTTTGTTTAGAAGAAAATGTAGGGGGTTTAGGAAAAGTGTCCTTTAGACCCCTGTAGTTTGAATGAACAACCAGTGTTTGGGGCCATTAGATCTTGCTCTGAAAGCTCAGAAGCTAAAGCAAGGAGACCTCTGTCCAGCTTGTTTATCAGTGTGCAAACAAGTCTTGGAAGGTTTCTAGAGAAACGCTCATCAGTGGAATTGGTTTCCTTAATTATCAGGTACATTTGGGTGCTCCCTGACAGGTGCAGCTCCTGTTTCTGTATGTGTGCCACTCCAGCACCACCAGTGTGCTTGAAAAAGTGTTCCTCCAACCTAATTCATGCCAAAGTGTTTTCTAAGAGGATTAAGTGGCCAAATGTcatgttctgctgctgtgctgcaaggtTATCCCTGCCTGACAGGGGGCAGCAATGAATTAATAAGTGCTGCTATTTTTTCTTACCCTAAGTGCAGCTGAAACTATTTGAAAGGTTAAACTCTGAATTAAAATGtgtttaacaaaaaaatatcaGGAAAAGAAGCAAGGGGGAaagcagctgttcctcaccaacTCACAGAGTGAGCCCACTCAagttattcatttttttttgtccttggcAACCTGTAAAAGCTAAACAGATGCAATTAACCCAGTGCAAAGGCAGGGTATGCTGACTGCAGTGCCAGGAAGGGGAACAAGCTGTACACATGTAAGGCACCTGTACCCTGGCATCTGCCAGAGCTTGTGCCTGAATGTCTTGATGCCAAAAAATAAATGTAGATGTCCCAGGACAGTGACTGCATCAATCTGAACATATATCTACACTTAACATTATTGCTTTGCTCTTGTTCAGCACTTTAACCTTTTATGCCAATACTGCCACGAAGACTCCCATTTGCAGTGCAGTACTGGCATCTCCATCATTAAGTGCAGGGACTGGATTAACAAGGTAGAATAGTTTTAAGGCATTCCCATACAAAAGCCATTTTCTTGccaggaaataattttccagAAAATGTTGGTAATTGTAAGCATCTCCCACTGCTGATCTTCTGTGCACTGAATGCTGGGTTtcagttttcttgctttttgcttcaaaaataaaattgatcTACACTAAGACAAAGGTCAGCCTGCACAAGAGGATGCTGACTGTTTGTTCCCCATGAGCTTGAGTCACTTGTTCCATATCAGCATTTTTGGACGAGAGAGAGAATTTCTCTCCTACCATTAAGCTCCCTCATGCACCCTCTGTACCATAACACATGCTTCCCTGCACCTTACATGGGACTCCTAAATAACTCTCCAAATAATAATGAATTAACATTCCCTACAGTTCCTTTTCCTATAATTTCCCCAATTTCACAGATGGGAAAACAGAGGAGGACTAGAGCAAGAGCCAGGTTTGTATTTTCACTTGGTTGGTCACACTCCACACCATACCAGCTTTCTTCCAGCTGCTTGTGTTAGAGGAAGCATGTTACAGCTGGATTATACATGAGCATGTTCCTTGGTTTCATCATACCTAAAATAGATGTAATAGCTCTTGAAATGCTACTGAGTTGTTTTGGTCTTAAGTGTCATTCGATTTTCTCCTTTAGGATAAATACAAGGAATTATGGAACCTTTATAAGtctttaattattttagaaCCATATGTTTTCCTCCAGAGTTGGTTGTACTCCCTTATCACATTTTTAAtcagttttttttcttgcagcagaCATGGAAGGCAGTTCCTTAAGAAGTCGAGATAAGAGGCTTAGCTTGAATTTGGTAAGTACTCTGCCTGCATAAATTTAAAATGCCAGCACACAGTGAATCATTGCACATCCTGATATTCAATCATTCCTCTCCTGTGTTcatcagaagaagaaaaaaatggaagaagcaCCTGACTTTGGGCAGCTTCTGTGGCAACTTCATGGCCTCAGGAAGCCTTTGAGATAGGCGGGAGGGGAGACCACAACACGAAGCTTTCTCTAAACCAGGGTCTGTTGTGTGAAAAAGAATACCAGTAGCCTTGAAAATTAAACTGTTGACCAAAAGCACTTGAGAAACTACTCATGTCTTGAGAAAGGGTCTGAAGAAGCCTATTGCTTCATGATTCTGAGGAATATCTCCTTTTTAGAACATAGAAAAGTTTCTGCTCTCAAAGTGCCTGTGATTCAGGGCTCTGTCAATCCAAAGCTTCCTGACTCAGCCTTTGACAGGCAAGGTTATATGTTGGTACCATCACACATCACCAGTCTTCTCTCTGGTGCTGGATACTGTCTTTTGTATGGGAGAGCCATTGCTGCTTGTATGTAAGCTCTGGTGCCTGGCAGCTTGTGCTTTCTCCCCTTTGAAAGCTTGCAAGTTTTGCAGTCAATGCCTCTCACCACTCAGCCAACACTGACCTGcattgaaattaatttctggtGTTGATCTGCAGTAATCAGAAGCAACTTGTAGGTCTGCTCTCTTGGCTTCCACATTTGCAAAAATCTCATTCATcagatgttttcctttcatttttttttttgtgtatgtgaaGGAGCCTCCTTCCTTTTATAAGTCAGAAttgctgctgggagaggaaaaTGCAGCCTTGGAGGATTTAACCTACTTAAGGCACCAATAAGTTTGGTCCAAGTTTCTGGCAGTGACTTGCAAAGCTCAGAATTGTACTTCTCCAGATCTGGAGTGTGCATCTGAACTCACGCGTTTTTCTTATGTCTCTCCAGCTTGTGCGTCTCAGAAAGGTCATGTCAGGACTCTCCTGGGCCTGGGGCTTGGCACAGATCTGTTGCCAGCTCAGGCACCTCCTGGATTGCAAGCAGTTAGCTATTCATTTATTGacctgtttctctttctttccctcctttgctTCTGAAGCCCTGTCGGTTCTCCCCGCTCTACTCGACTGCTTCGGACAGCACAGAAGACAGCTACGTGCTCATGCGCCCCAGCAACTCTCCCTCTGCGCCTGGCTCCGACTGTTCACCCGATGGCTACATCCCCATGAGCCCTGGCTCGGCCACATTTACATTCTCTGttggcagcactgaaaagctCACCAGTCCCTTACCTGACCTGCCCTCAGACCTGGAGCCCCCTCCAGTGAATCGAGACCTCAAGCCTCGTAGGAAACGTAAGCCCAGCCTCAGATGCAATTGCCAGCTGGGGGTCCTGATAGGGATACAGGTGACCTCCTTTGATAGTGTCCTTGGCACATTTTAAAGTGCTTCGTGCTCTAGAAGAGGGATTGAATTGCTGTGGAAGTGGCTTATAGTACTATAAGGGTTGTTTGTGAGCAGAGGAAGAGCATCCACAGCTACTCTTGCAGTCAAAGAGGACTCTTGCAGTCAAAGGACTCTTGTCCGCATTAGGCAGATCCACTCTGACTGTAAATGACCAAATGGATGCAGCCTTGGACAGAGCAGACTAAATCCTGCAGCTCTGAAGTACTTGTACTGCTACCTCACCAGTTCCCTGACCTTCCAGGAACAGGACATCCAAACACTCAAATACTCAAACTTTATGTGTGGGCTGTTGGTTAAACCTCTATTGGGTAGGTGCAGCTGTCTTGGTTTAATTAGGAATTTCCTGCAGATGCTTTTACTGATGGTAATTTTCCACTCCTGCTTTTCATGGCATCTCCAAAACCTTAGTTGCACTTCCCGAATATATACTGGGGACAAAGTTCAGCTTTTCTGTGGAGAAATTGCCTAAGCCTGGCCTATGTAAAAGATCTTTGGGTTGCAGGATCACAGGGCTGCTCAGAAAATGGTTCAGGAAATGCTACTGTGAAGTGGGTCCTTTCTTAGAGGGTTTTGAGAACGGAGTGGAAACATGGACTGGTGAGAGGAATGATCTTGATCTCAATGGGTAGGACTTTTGTTTAGAAGAGAGCCCCAAATCTGATTTAACCTGTAGGCTGAACTGGCCTCTCCCCTGGAAGGCAGTGTACGCAGCACAGATATGAGGAAAGCACATGGATCTTATGTGGCATTTGCTCTCTTTATGCTCATTGTATTTATTCTGTTATTTTAGGATAACTGAAGGATTTTGCTTTCCAGCCCTAACTGAAGTGGTCATTTGTACTGATTTCTATCTTGGTTATATAAGTTATGTTCTGTGAAATACTCTGCTAGTTTCTTGATATTAATATAAAACTCCATTTTTCTAAACAAGAGGTACTTTTCATTAGCTCTGCTATTGGAAATTtagtttccttttgttttcacttgCAGCACGGCCACCTCCTCTGGATCTGAGGAACCTCTCCACAATCCGGGAGCATGCTACTGTGACCAGGATGTGGACTGTGCCTTAGTGAGTCATCAAGAAACCTCCCATTGAAATCTTTTAAGCCTTAATATTGTGGAATAGAGTTAAAAATAACTTATCACATCCCACAACAAACAGTTTCCTGGCAA
This DNA window, taken from Indicator indicator isolate 239-I01 chromosome 17, UM_Iind_1.1, whole genome shotgun sequence, encodes the following:
- the GAB3 gene encoding GRB2-associated-binding protein 3 isoform X1 is translated as MSSGDVVCTGWLIKSPPEKKLKRYAWRKRWFVLRRGRMSGNPDVLEYYRNNHSKKPIRIIDLNECEVLKHSGPNFIKKEFQNNFVFIVRTTYRTFYLVAKTEEEMQIWVHNISQICNFGHLEDGTGSVESLSHTTSSPQPSPAASTHASHIADPSFSVDHAAADASAAEETPSESESVFLPDYLFLSNCESGKLSHNRCDSWSNSDRSLEQTSSDDVFVDSLQSQPSLHLVQPSSTSTVHQDGAPLATPNTVSRNVDISGPPSDFSSSSSLLGTPLTPTLQIDKSQNALPYGVTQLDVLSNTPPPRPPKPTHFSDRRGDEVGGGTFQNGHTICRAQVALVPRRISLSSLDNMRNWKADMEGSSLRSRDKRLSLNLPCRFSPLYSTASDSTEDSYVLMRPSNSPSAPGSDCSPDGYIPMSPGSLTSPLPDLPSDLEPPPVNRDLKPRRKPRPPPLDLRNLSTIREHATVTRMWTVPYNRMSFISPERDGINSARIFANSVSGEEEESYIHMEHRQATSPYSGAFPWTRKSNLDYLALDFNSASPSPVQKKPFLSEEQRVDYVQVDEQKTQALQNTKQEWTDERQSKV
- the GAB3 gene encoding GRB2-associated-binding protein 3 isoform X3; translation: MSSGDVVCTGWLIKSPPEKKLKRYAWRKRWFVLRRGRMSGNPDVLEYYRNNHSKKPIRIIDLNECEVLKHSGPNFIKKEFQNNFVFIVRTTYRTFYLVAKTEEEMQIWVHNISQICNFGHLEDGTADGMESLSHTTSSPQPSPAASTHASHIADPSFSVDHAAADASAAEETPSESESVFLPDYLFLSNCESGKLSHNRCDSWSNSDRSLEQTSSDDVFVDSLQSQPSLHLVQPSSTSTVHQDGAPLATPNTVSRNVDISGPPSDFSSSSSLLGTPLTPTLQIDKSQNALPYGVTQLDVLSNTPPPRPPKPTHFSDRRGDEVGGGTFQNGHTICRAQVALVPRRISLSSLDNMRNWKADMEGSSLRSRDKRLSLNLPCRFSPLYSTASDSTEDSYVLMRPSNSPSAPGSDCSPDGYIPMSPGSLTSPLPDLPSDLEPPPVNRDLKPRRKPRPPPLDLRNLSTIREHATVTRMWTVPYNRMSFISPERDGINSARIFANSVSGEEEESYIHMKPFLSEEQRVDYVQVDEQKTQALQNTKQEWTDERQSKV
- the GAB3 gene encoding GRB2-associated-binding protein 3 isoform X2 translates to MSSGDVVCTGWLIKSPPEKKLKRYAWRKRWFVLRRGRMSGNPDVLEYYRNNHSKKPIRIIDLNECEVLKHSGPNFIKKEFQNNFVFIVRTTYRTFYLVAKTEEEMQIWVHNISQICNFGHLEDGTADGMESLSHTTSSPQPSPAASTHASHIADPSFSVDHAAADASAAEETPSESESVFLPDYLFLSNCESGKLSHNRCDSWSNSDRSLEQTSSDDVFVDSLQSQPSLHLVQPSSTSTVHQDGAPLATPNTVSRNVDISGPPSDFSSSSSLLGTPLTPTLQIDKSQNALPYGVTQLDVLSNTPPPRPPKPTHFSDRRGDEVGGGTFQNGHTICRAQVALVPRRISLSSLDNMRNWKADMEGSSLRSRDKRLSLNLPCRFSPLYSTASDSTEDSYVLMRPSNSPSAPGSDCSPDGYIPMSPGSLTSPLPDLPSDLEPPPVNRDLKPRRKPRPPPLDLRNLSTIREHATVTRMWTVPYNRMSFISPERDGINSARIFANSVSGEEEESYIHMEHRQATSPYSGAFPWTRKSNLDYLALDFNSASPSPVQKKPFLSEEQRVDYVQVDEQKTQALQNTKQEWTDERQSKV